The Candidatus Stygibacter australis genome has a segment encoding these proteins:
- a CDS encoding FlgD immunoglobulin-like domain containing protein, which translates to MKRRLIILFILIYGLSLLADLEIAPGFEYNMVGPAYNGETLNFVSDTLYVTNAGITEDFTIHLETSELPDDWHIMWCHDYEDALCHFPIFPWTFNFVTDTVIKLDFTVNYSSGPGMEDITLFWSADGIDDIQMDFTFRTEDYVNTTDAEIVSTVTLDQNYPNPFNPETTINYHLSEATRSELIIYNIKGEVAKNYGKSFQEAGDYSIVWDGRDSDGKNLPSGIYLYRLQTAGKIITNKMILMK; encoded by the coding sequence ATGAAAAGAAGGTTGATAATTTTATTTATACTCATTTATGGATTGTCACTTTTAGCCGATCTGGAGATTGCTCCAGGCTTTGAATACAATATGGTAGGTCCTGCCTATAATGGGGAGACACTCAATTTTGTTTCAGACACGCTATATGTAACTAATGCAGGAATTACTGAAGATTTTACTATTCACCTGGAAACCAGTGAATTACCAGATGACTGGCATATAATGTGGTGCCATGATTATGAAGATGCATTATGCCATTTTCCAATTTTCCCCTGGACATTTAATTTTGTAACTGATACAGTGATAAAGCTTGATTTTACGGTAAATTACAGTAGTGGACCAGGAATGGAAGATATAACATTATTCTGGTCAGCAGATGGGATAGATGATATTCAGATGGATTTTACTTTCAGAACTGAGGATTATGTAAATACAACAGACGCAGAAATAGTTTCTACAGTTACTTTAGATCAGAACTATCCTAATCCTTTTAATCCTGAAACCACAATAAATTATCATCTCTCAGAAGCAACTCGATCAGAACTGATAATTTATAACATCAAGGGTGAAGTAGCTAAAAATTATGGAAAATCATTTCAGGAAGCAGGAGATTACAGTATCGTCTGGGATGGAAGGGATTCTGATGGAAAGAATCTTCCTAGTGGAATATACTTATATAGATTACAGACAGCAGGAAAAATTATTACAAATAAAATGATTTTGATGAAGTAG
- a CDS encoding T9SS type A sorting domain-containing protein has translation MEEYPDAPYFIPLIWQGDSSYISPHYTQRGNIYGVGGIPHAQWGGTESIVGGGGSTMFAQYRTRYNAMVNWVSPLEINLLLDPGYESVSAEITVTGEIATSNNKVIFILTNHQNNEYFCSVISYDEYDFDLSEIGATETFVHTINTNGYDIEDVAVNVLVQTLSPNYQILQAGRVIVSEAVIPLQVESIDFEPVMVGETATQTIQLYNYGDSELTGMMFPPIGFTAPAEFNVAAHSIQEVEIGFAPQQAIPYSDIMIVTTSQEAYPTFFIDMSGEGLPSNALDTDEIVPLAEITGNYPNPFNPETTLLYNLTQDAIVTLTIYNVRGEEVEVLESGFMQAGSHQIIWKAEDLSGGVYFAKLKAGVQTSEHKMILLK, from the coding sequence TTGGAAGAATATCCTGATGCACCATATTTTATCCCGCTTATATGGCAGGGAGACAGTTCATATATTAGCCCTCATTATACTCAGAGGGGTAATATTTACGGAGTAGGCGGTATTCCACACGCTCAATGGGGTGGCACAGAAAGTATCGTTGGTGGTGGTGGAAGCACAATGTTTGCCCAATATCGCACCCGCTATAATGCTATGGTAAACTGGGTAAGTCCCCTGGAAATAAACCTTCTGCTCGATCCCGGTTATGAAAGTGTTTCAGCAGAAATTACTGTTACTGGAGAAATTGCGACCTCTAATAACAAAGTTATCTTCATCTTAACTAATCACCAGAATAATGAATATTTCTGCTCAGTGATATCTTATGATGAATATGACTTTGATCTTTCTGAGATTGGTGCTACAGAGACATTTGTGCATACAATAAACACTAATGGTTATGATATTGAAGATGTTGCTGTAAATGTTCTTGTGCAGACATTATCACCCAATTATCAGATTTTACAGGCTGGTAGAGTGATCGTTTCAGAAGCAGTTATCCCCTTGCAGGTGGAATCAATAGATTTCGAACCCGTTATGGTTGGTGAAACAGCTACTCAGACTATCCAGTTATACAATTATGGTGACTCTGAACTAACTGGGATGATGTTCCCTCCAATAGGGTTCACTGCTCCTGCAGAGTTCAATGTTGCTGCTCATTCTATTCAAGAGGTTGAGATTGGGTTTGCTCCTCAGCAGGCAATTCCCTATTCTGATATTATGATTGTCACAACTTCCCAGGAAGCTTATCCTACTTTCTTTATTGATATGTCTGGTGAAGGATTGCCTTCAAATGCTCTTGATACTGATGAAATCGTTCCACTTGCGGAAATTACAGGTAATTATCCCAACCCATTCAATCCGGAAACTACTCTTCTATATAATCTTACTCAAGATGCCATTGTGACACTTACAATCTATAATGTTCGTGGAGAAGAAGTTGAAGTACTTGAAAGTGGATTCATGCAGGCTGGTTCACATCAGATAATCTGGAAAGCAGAAGACTTATCTGGTGGAGTTTATTTTGCAAAATTAAAAGCTGGTGTTCAAACTTCTGAGCACAAGATGATATTATTAAAATAA
- a CDS encoding T9SS type A sorting domain-containing protein — translation MENDPAAEFYIPLLWQGDGSWPSPGYSARGSMYGVGGIPHAQWGGSEDIVGGGGTTMYNSYINMYNQLVDVESPVEIQTGLGFDTNGDLMVQALVEVTGDITTTNNKIVYIMRWYQNAEYFCTVVGYANEDFDLTSIGETGSYSYSFPMNTGWEIEDLTAVAMVQTYSGNTAILGAGQAQLTGLVAGIGSNVQSGPASLAVQFSSVSYPLTGIESWEWDIDGDGEYDYTEENPYHMYDTPGSYDVTLRIGMEGEYDEVTIPDYITVTEDAVAEGVVSGVWHSDLGPYLVTGDITVNPNDLLEIEPGTEIIFENEAEFMVKGQLIADARDSDMIIFRTESDWTGIHIKDSMQENIIAWCELSGATESAIYVENSDCDIINNFIHENTGSALGAAIELLDVMDIEISGNLIANNTSSSLTGGISMTNGFPNVHNNIIVNNTAGTAGAFSIKQNSAPVLVNNTIANNIGVNGAFLLFNSQPTLVNCIVQSEGNVFAVIASTPTVLYSCISGGYTGEGNIDVDPMFVTPSEGYGSDFDGMIANWQLAAGSECIDAGDPNEVYNDLNGTQNDMGAFGWNGFPDYGFTDIDPEDIVPAQVELKAYPNPFNPETNIGFTLYEPANVRLEIYNIKGQMVDLLTDRHFDTGTHQITWNAEKFASGVYFVMFNNGDGNIFQKVVLMK, via the coding sequence GTGGAAAATGACCCCGCTGCAGAATTTTATATTCCCCTGCTATGGCAAGGTGACGGTTCCTGGCCCAGTCCCGGCTATAGCGCCAGAGGTTCAATGTATGGTGTAGGTGGAATCCCTCATGCTCAATGGGGTGGATCAGAAGATATAGTTGGCGGTGGTGGAACTACGATGTATAATTCCTATATCAATATGTATAATCAGTTGGTTGATGTTGAAAGTCCTGTGGAAATCCAGACTGGTCTTGGTTTTGATACCAATGGAGATCTTATGGTTCAGGCTTTGGTTGAGGTTACTGGTGATATCACGACAACTAATAACAAGATTGTTTATATCATGAGATGGTATCAGAATGCAGAATATTTCTGTACCGTAGTTGGTTATGCAAATGAAGATTTTGATTTAACAAGTATTGGTGAAACCGGTTCATACAGTTACAGTTTCCCCATGAATACTGGCTGGGAAATTGAAGATCTCACTGCCGTTGCAATGGTTCAAACTTATAGTGGTAATACTGCTATTTTAGGTGCTGGTCAGGCTCAATTAACCGGATTGGTTGCTGGTATTGGCAGTAATGTACAATCTGGACCCGCTTCTCTTGCAGTTCAATTCTCAAGTGTTTCATATCCTCTCACAGGTATTGAATCCTGGGAATGGGATATTGATGGTGATGGCGAGTATGATTACACAGAAGAAAATCCTTACCACATGTATGATACTCCTGGATCTTATGATGTAACTCTCAGAATTGGAATGGAAGGTGAATATGACGAAGTTACAATTCCAGATTATATTACTGTTACAGAAGATGCGGTAGCAGAAGGTGTTGTATCCGGTGTTTGGCACAGTGATCTGGGACCATATCTGGTTACGGGTGATATTACGGTCAATCCTAATGATCTGCTGGAGATAGAACCAGGAACTGAAATTATATTTGAGAATGAAGCGGAATTTATGGTCAAAGGCCAATTAATTGCCGATGCGCGTGATTCTGACATGATTATTTTCCGTACAGAAAGTGATTGGACTGGAATTCATATTAAGGACAGTATGCAGGAAAATATCATTGCCTGGTGTGAACTCTCTGGTGCTACAGAATCAGCCATTTATGTAGAGAATTCTGATTGTGATATTATTAATAATTTCATTCACGAAAATACAGGTTCTGCTCTGGGAGCTGCAATAGAATTACTCGATGTTATGGATATTGAGATATCAGGGAACCTGATTGCCAATAATACAAGTTCTTCACTCACTGGTGGGATTTCAATGACAAATGGTTTCCCCAATGTCCACAATAATATTATTGTTAATAATACTGCCGGTACTGCCGGTGCTTTCAGTATCAAGCAAAATTCAGCCCCGGTTCTGGTAAATAATACTATTGCCAATAATATTGGTGTAAATGGAGCTTTCCTGCTTTTTAATTCTCAACCTACCCTGGTAAACTGTATTGTTCAGAGCGAAGGAAACGTATTTGCTGTGATTGCCAGTACTCCTACTGTATTGTATTCCTGTATTTCTGGTGGTTACACTGGTGAAGGCAATATTGATGTAGATCCTATGTTTGTTACCCCATCAGAAGGTTATGGTTCAGATTTTGATGGTATGATTGCTAACTGGCAACTGGCTGCAGGCTCTGAGTGTATTGATGCCGGTGATCCAAATGAAGTCTATAATGACCTGAACGGCACTCAAAATGATATGGGTGCTTTTGGCTGGAATGGATTCCCCGATTATGGGTTTACAGATATTGATCCCGAAGATATAGTTCCTGCTCAGGTTGAGCTCAAGGCTTATCCAAATCCTTTTAATCCTGAGACTAATATCGGTTTCACTCTTTATGAACCAGCAAATGTCCGTCTGGAAATCTATAATATCAAGGGTCAGATGGTTGATTTACTTACAGATAGACACTTTGATACTGGAACTCATCAGATTACCTGGAATGCTGAAAAATTTGCTTCTGGCGTATATTTCGTTATGTTTAATAATGGCGATGGAAATATTTTCCAGAAAGTAGTCCTGATGAAATAA